One genomic segment of Leishmania major strain Friedlin complete genome, chromosome 8 includes these proteins:
- a CDS encoding amastin-like protein, whose protein sequence is MACKLGVAIYVVLQLIAFVAVMVGTGVDMFYNKPEHSSGARVCITLWGAKTDCRKPKITNPSSVRWALCPIRLNNFRLCQVFAIISILVYGAAFLFGFLLLYCCSGFRWLCLALNIVGAATACVVWAVMVVTYRLPEPKCLELSDGYNFGVGFSLFVFAWILDIVDIIFLMLPWQIEEFVEGEEPSEKEEEEQSENSKEYIEQE, encoded by the coding sequence ATGGCGTGCAAGCTCGGCGTCGCTATCTACGTGGTCCTCCAGCTCATCGCGTTCGTCGCTGTGATGGTCGGTACGGGGGTCGACATGTTTTACAACAAGCCGGAGCACAGCTCTGGCGCCAGGGTATGCATAACCCTATGGGGTGCAAAGACTGATTGTCGAAAGCCCAAAATAACCAACCCCTCGAGCGTTCGGTGGGCGCTCTGCCCTATCCGCCTCAACAACTTCCGGCTTTGCCAGGTGTTCGCTATCATCTCCATCCTCGTGTACGGCGCGGCGTTCCTCTTCGGCTTCCTTTTGCTGTACTGCTGCTCTGGCTTCCGCTGGCTCtgcctggcgctgaacatcgtgggcgctgccaccgcttgCGTTGTCTGGGCGGTCATGGTGGTCACCTACAGACTCCCAGAACCAAAGTGCCTCGAGCTGAGTGATGGCTACAATTTCGGCGTCGGTTTCAGTCTCTTCGTGTTTGCCTGGATCCTCGATATCGTCGACATCATCTTCCTGATGCTCCCGTGGCAAATCGAGGAGTTCGTTGAGGGTGAGGAACCGAgtgagaaggaggaggaggagcagagtGAAAACTCGAAGGAATACATAGAGCAAGAATAG
- a CDS encoding amastin-like protein: MACKLGVAIYVVLQLIAFVAVMVGTGVDMFYNKPEHSSGARVCITLWGAKTDCRKPKITNPSSVRWALCPIRLNNFRLCQVFAIISILVYGAAFLFGFLLLYCCSGFRWLCLALNIVGATTACVVWAVMVVTYRLPEPKCLELSDGYNFGVGFSLFVFAWILDIVDIIFLMLPWQIEEFVEGEEPSEKEEEEQSENSKEYIEQE; this comes from the coding sequence ATGGCGTGCAAGCTCGGCGTCGCTATCTACGTGGTCCTCCAGCTCATCGCGTTCGTCGCTGTGATGGTCGGTACGGGGGTCGACATGTTTTACAACAAGCCGGAGCACAGCTCTGGCGCCAGGGTATGCATAACCCTATGGGGTGCAAAGACTGATTGTCGAAAGCCCAAAATAACCAACCCCTCGAGCGTTCGGTGGGCGCTCTGCCCTATCCGCCTCAACAACTTCCGGCTTTGCCAGGTGTTCGCTATCATCTCCATCCTCGTGTACGGCGCGGCGTTCCTCTTCGGCTTCCTTTTGCTGTACTGCTGCTCTGGCTTCCGCTGGCTCtgcctggcgctgaacaTCGTGGGCGCTACCACCGCTTGCGTTGTCTGGGCGGTCATGGTGGTCACCTACAGACTCCCAGAACCAAAGTGCCTCGAGCTGAGTGATGGCTACAATTTCGGCGTCGGTTTCAGTCTCTTCGTGTTTGCCTGGATCCTCGATATCGTCGACATCATCTTCCTGATGCTCCCGTGGCAAATCGAGGAGTTCGTTGAGGGTGAGGAACCGAgtgagaaggaggaggaggagcagagtGAAAACTCGAAGGAATACATAGAGCAAGAATAG
- a CDS encoding putative protein kinase, with translation MDVCWTVFYFVFLVCVGSVSSSISYRLVSRSLIEAWHSLHENRITTVNKLIDQSMDRVHDMAGGLLTLYMKTQFLMQSEKTLSVLCALLEKYDEARNYRVFSVISLEQLEMISCWRGSAEADAGGQLIGAISHNHTVNATYYVNRSNYMFNRPLQVSAVIPEENGTVAALVGSYAASELVEYTQAYYKGSIDTVDIRLRWLQPSSHPHLIYYNYPAGLIYRSLKLPTNVSITDCTQVHIDGARLALNTIGEAKLGFLLAVFINQSLADADPLIMSNNWGQQTVHDHIILPSSEHAPTTYLKSSNVSHPLMREALKHVDLSRMQDPGYKHSVDFRYKGARAVITVWAYTSCHGLTLPLVYVNSQNIVTGPYLRLHDTLNGVLAAVMVLVSLVFWLFVQLYFAAPLREITRLLDCSVQRGARALYRAGKHGIGALVEVRALGNAHNAAMRQLREVDAFVPVAVREELPRGTLPVPLTVPIETTLTGLNVVMGSPEQRAGHLARHLSTVVYITVRPPQPPSVASHGSSRTPAPLSTQPAGHDAAAITPRRKQRLSAMVQRAVHTVNAISSGPFATPAALDSFANVVHELAHTHRGTVLRLLPDTCILHFHAAVRAQLLPRQEKQLVNAADADVATEELAQQDARNAAAFALALLSWVDEQQTAEGRLESPRMPDVRALLDTSLFTCGQYRPANSEQTMTVALGRDVLRDAGNVAERVGVRVAMTEETAARVLRGGRGGSGDSGTAAVSAIPVEALCTGRSEHDADVLVLYEALYSRVASDATLQLYARCCFDGFARMRQGDYAGALIAFCGVAAIADLEPGLLPPCLRREVAASDATGGAVSVQVARLMRECERCVRAGVADGFQRVPRRPPGMDAVPRDDITPLSTAAPVPPVSAARSGVPAASAKPQRMASSFTAPPWYPEVGDRHVMLLSNGAVTTRVVVPTPPAWVRDNHGMHWQLACRKSDGTPPGLWTCRILALGSAGAIASVNYIMYREVHPVVAKAIRDAPPGPISDALRCATPVCGPTAQQDAAIKRLIARHQELRHPNILAPLAFSQSVEGGVVLIWEFCPGGTLRQLLARYPQVKSITFACFGLQMLSALSHLHERGVAHGRLNLDNVMVDSNGHCRLVGQFADHALEREIFHFKPSCYLSPAMAAGALPTPSCDMFCYGLLAMEAVTQQPCWRWATAAEYRGHRDSKPPSAKELADLMATGGQRFADAVVQGRVVLNLEQLDAGPITEHHNDIMISVCRRLLSLDPASRPTAAQLREENKTVLNLLGITMEEDTR, from the coding sequence ATGGACGTTTGCTGGACCGTTTTTTACTTTGTCTTCCTCGTCTGTGTCGGCTCCGTCAGCTCCTCCATTTCATATCGACTGGTGAGTCGCTCGCTGATCGAGGCGTGGCACAGCCTGCACGAAAACCGCATCACCACCGTGAACAAGCTCATTGATCAGAGCATGGACCGCGTCCATGACATGGCGGGCGGCCTTCTCACCCTCTACATGAAGACCCAGTTCCTGATGCAATCGGAAAAAACGCTTTCGgtgctgtgcgcgctgctggagaaaTACGACGAGGCGAGGAATTACCGCGTCTTCTCCGTCATctcgctggagcagctggagatGATATCATGTTGGCGCGGAagcgcagaggcggacgCTGGCGGGCAGTTGATTGGGGCCATCTCGCACAACCATACAGTCAACGCCACCTACTACGTGAACCGCAGTAACTACATGTTCAACCGCCCTCTGCAGGTGAGCGCGGTTATCCCCGAAGAGAACGGcaccgttgctgctcttGTCGGCAGCTACGCTGCAAGTGAGCTGGTCGAGTACACACAGGCATACTACAAGGGCAGCATTGACACAGTCGACATCCGGCTAAGGTGGCTACAACCGTCTTCGCATCCGCACCTCATCTACTACAACTATCCTGCCGGGCTAATCTACCGTAGCCTCAAACTCCCAACGAACGTCAGTATCACCGATTGCACGCAGGTGCACATCGATGGCGCGCGGCTCGCCCTCAACACCATCGGCGAAGCCAAGCTCGGTTTCCTCTTGGCCGTCTTTATCAACCAAAGCCTCGCAGACGCCGACCCGCTTATCATGTCCAACAACTGGGGCCAGCAGACAGTGCACGACCATATTATTTTGCCTTCCAGTGAGCATGCACCCACGACCTACCTCAAGTCCAGCAACGTCAGCCACCCACTCATGCGCGAGGCGCTCAAGCACGTCGACCTCTCGCGCATGCAAGACCCCGGTTACAAGCACAGCGTCGATTTTCGCTACAAGGGCGCACGCGCCGTCATCACCGTGTGGGCCTACACATCATGCCACGGTCTGACGCTGCCACTGGTGTACGTCAACTCCCAGAATATTGTCACTGGTCCCTACCTGCGGCTGCACGATACCCTCAACggcgtcctcgccgccgtcatgGTGCTCGTCAGCTTGGTCTTTTGGCTGTTCGTGCAGCTGTACtttgcggcgccgctgcgcgagatcACGCGGCTGCTGGACTGCAGCGTTCAGcgaggtgcgcgtgcactATATCGCGCCGGGAAGCACGGCATTGGTGCGTTGGTggaggtgcgtgcgctgggCAACGCACACAACGCTGCCATGCGCCAGTTGCGCGAAGTCGATGCCTTCGTCCCCGTAGCCGTGCGCGAGGAGTTGCCCCGCGGCACCCTGCCTGTGCCCCTCACTGTGCCCATCGAAACAACACTAACCGGCCTCAATGTCGTCATGGGGTCGCCCGAGCAGAGAGCCGGGCACCTCGCGCGCCACCTCTCCACCGTCGTCTACATCACTGTGCGACCGCCACAGCCACCGTCAGTGGCGTCGCACGGCTCTAGCAGGACACCAGCACCTTTATCCACGCAGCCAGCCGggcacgacgccgccgctatAACGCCACGCCGCAAGCAGCGCCTGTCAGCCATGGTGCAGCGTGCGGTGCACACAGTCAACGCAATCAGCAGCGGTCCCTTCGCCACGCCGGCGGCCCTTGACTCCTTCGCCAACGTTGTGCATGAgctcgcgcacacacaccgcggCACCGTGCTCCGTCTGCTCCCCGACACCTGCATCCTGCACTTCCACGCAGCCGTGCGCGCGCAACTCCTGCCGCGGCAGGAGAAGCAACTGGTCAACGCAGCAGATGCGGACGTGGCCACGGAggagctcgcgcagcaggatGCACGCAACGCGGCTGCATTCGCGCTGGCTTTGCTGAGCTGGGTAGACGAGCAGCAGACGGCGGAAGGGCGGTTGGAGTCGCCGCGCATGCcggacgtgcgcgcgctgctggacacGAGTCTGTTTACTTGTGGGCAGTACCGCCCCGCCAACAGCGAGCAGACCATGACGGTGGCACTGGGCCGcgatgtgctgcgcgacgccggCAACGTGGCGGAAcgcgtcggcgtgcgcgtggccaTGACCGAGGAGaccgccgcgcgcgtgctccgtggtggccgtggcggcagcggcgatagcggcacggcggcggtgagtGCAATaccggtggaggcgctgtGCACCGGCCGCTCAGAGCACGACGCGGACGTATTGGTGCTGTACGAGGCGCTTTACAGTCGCGTCGCCAGTGACGCCACCCTGCAGCTGtacgcgcgctgctgcttcgacgGCTTCGCGCGCATGCGGCAGGGCGACTACGCAGGCGCGCTCATCGCCTTCTGCGGTGTCGCCGCGATTGCAGACCTGGAGCCCGGACTGCTACCGCCATGCCTGCGCCGCGAGGTCGCAGCTAGCGACGCCACCGGAGGCGCCGTGTCGGTGCAGGTGGCACGACTCATGCGCGAATgcgagcgctgcgtgcgtgcaggcgtcgccgacggcTTTCAGCgcgtgccgcggcggccaccgGGAATGGACGCCGTGCCGCGAGATGACATCACGCCCCTCAGCACCGCGGCTCCGGTGCCGCCGGTGAGCGCCgctcgcagcggcgtccCCGCAGCAAGCGCCAAACCGCAAAGAATGGCGAGTAGCTTcacggcgccgccatggTACCCAGAGGTGGGCGACCGACACGTGATGCTGCTGAGCAACGGTGCTGTTACCacgcgtgtggtggtgccgacgccgccagccTGGGTGCGCGACAACCACGGAATGCACTGGCAACTGGCGTGCAGGAAAAGTGACGGTACCCCACCAGGGCTGTGGACTTGCCGCATCCTCGCGCTAGGCTccgccggcgccatcgcTTCCGTCAACTACATCATGTACCGCGAGGTGCACCCGGTGGTAGCCAAGGCCATCCGCGATGCACCTCCGGGCCCCATCAgcgatgcgctgcgctgcgctaCACCCGTGTGCGGGCCCACAGCACAGCAGGACGCCGCCATCAAGCGCTTGATTGCGAGGCATCaagagctgcggcaccccaACATTCTTGCACCGCTGGCGTTCTCACAGTCGGTGGAGGGTGGCGTGGTGCTGATCTGGGAATTTTGCCCTGGTGGGACGCttcggcagctgctggctCGCTATCCGCAGGTCAAGTCCATCACCTTCGCATGTTTTGGGCTGCAGATGCTGTCTGCCCTCTCCCACCTCCACGAGCGTGGAGTGGCGCACGGTAGGCTGAACCTGGACAACGTCATGGTGGATTCGAACGGTCACTGCCGGTTAGTCGGGCAGTTTGCGGATCATGCACTGGAGCGGGAGATCTTCCACTTCAAGCCGTCGTGCTACCTGAGCCCCGCCATGGCCGCTGGTGCCCTCCCTACGCCGTCGTGCGACATGTTCTGCTACgggctgctggcgatggaggcagtgacgcagcagccgtgtTGGAGATGggccacagcagcggagtACAGAGGGCACCGTGACTCGAAGCCACCGTCGGCGAAGGAGCTGGCAGACCTGATGGCGACGGGTGGGCAGAGGTTTGCGGATGCGGTGGTGCAGGGTCGCGTTGTACTCAACCTGGAACAACTGGATGCCGGCCCAATCACGGAGCACCATAACGACATCATGATAAGTGTGTGTCGACGGCTGCTGTCTCTGGATCCGGCATCGcggccgacggcggcgcagcttcgGGAGGAGAACAAGACTGTCCTCAATCTCCTGGGGATCACCATGGAAGAAGACACGCGTTAG